In Fibrobacter sp. UWB10, one DNA window encodes the following:
- the rplM gene encoding 50S ribosomal protein L13 — protein sequence MKTITVNPKNVERKWKLVDAAEKPMGRVASEVAKLLMGKHKAIFSPNVDTGDFVVVINAEKVAVTGNKNLQKQYFHHTGHIAGERWINFADLQAKHPTAPLEAAIWGMLPHSALGHKMIKKLKIYAGAEHPHAAQKPEVVEL from the coding sequence ATGAAGACCATTACGGTAAACCCGAAGAACGTCGAACGCAAGTGGAAGCTTGTGGACGCCGCCGAAAAGCCTATGGGTCGCGTTGCCTCTGAAGTTGCAAAGCTCCTGATGGGCAAGCACAAGGCCATCTTCTCCCCGAACGTCGACACTGGCGACTTCGTGGTTGTGATCAACGCTGAAAAAGTTGCTGTTACCGGCAACAAGAACCTGCAGAAGCAGTACTTCCACCACACCGGTCACATTGCCGGTGAACGCTGGATCAACTTTGCCGACCTTCAGGCAAAGCACCCGACTGCACCGCTCGAAGCTGCCATTTGGGGCATGCTCCCGCACAGCGCTCTCGGTCACAAGATGATCAAGAAGCTCAAAATTTATGCCGGCGCCGAACATCCGCACGCTGCGCAGAAACCTGAAGTTGTAGAACTTTAA
- the rpsI gene encoding 30S ribosomal protein S9: MATAKNKKIYRGTGRRKNAIAAVILKPGSGKRTINGRDFKDYFHSEVQNMIANLPFAILGNAEEWDVEVTARGGGIAGQMGAVRLGIARALVANNAEDKPALKKEGLMTRDSRAVERKKFGRKKARKHFQFSKR; this comes from the coding sequence ATCGCTACCGCAAAAAATAAGAAGATCTACCGCGGCACTGGCCGTCGCAAGAACGCCATCGCTGCTGTGATCCTGAAGCCGGGTTCCGGCAAGCGCACTATCAATGGTCGTGATTTCAAGGATTACTTCCATTCTGAAGTGCAGAACATGATTGCAAACCTCCCGTTCGCCATCCTCGGCAACGCGGAAGAATGGGACGTCGAAGTTACCGCTCGTGGCGGTGGCATCGCTGGCCAGATGGGCGCTGTCCGTCTCGGCATTGCCCGCGCACTGGTTGCTAACAACGCTGAAGACAAGCCGGCCCTCAAGAAGGAAGGCTTGATGACTCGCGACTCTCGTGCTGTTGAACGTAAGAAGTTCGGCCGCAAGAAGGCTCGTAAGCACTTCCAGTTCAGCAAGCGCTAA
- a CDS encoding flavodoxin family protein, translating into MADKKKILVMVASPKNERSGTLIPTKAFVEGLEESGEYESEYLFIDRLNIKPCRGCLSCWGREDGSCFMKDDDVPWIREKLTNSDIVIWSFPLYLFSVPGQMKVLMDRIVGMVHPYMGQKLKEGATAMNSHLHGLQFQKEGQKIILLSSCAWMDLDVVYEPIRKQFDIILGHEGYTLIACPQMRALDHRGGPRRLNMLREKYKKGGAELAKTGKLSQEAIDLMQKPIFSDEAYETLVVEFVTHMFDRPDNF; encoded by the coding sequence ATGGCAGATAAAAAGAAAATTCTCGTGATGGTTGCAAGCCCGAAAAACGAACGCAGCGGAACCCTGATTCCGACCAAGGCGTTCGTAGAAGGCCTAGAAGAAAGCGGCGAATACGAGTCGGAATACCTTTTTATCGACCGTCTGAATATCAAGCCCTGTCGCGGTTGCTTAAGCTGCTGGGGTCGTGAAGACGGCAGCTGCTTCATGAAGGACGACGATGTGCCCTGGATTCGCGAAAAGCTCACGAATTCCGACATCGTGATCTGGAGTTTCCCTTTGTACCTGTTTAGCGTGCCGGGCCAGATGAAGGTACTCATGGACCGCATCGTGGGCATGGTTCACCCCTACATGGGCCAGAAGCTTAAAGAAGGCGCCACCGCCATGAACTCGCACTTGCACGGCTTGCAGTTCCAGAAAGAAGGTCAGAAGATCATTCTGCTTTCGAGCTGCGCCTGGATGGATTTGGACGTTGTGTACGAGCCGATCCGCAAGCAGTTTGACATCATTCTTGGTCACGAAGGCTACACGCTCATCGCCTGCCCGCAGATGCGAGCGCTCGACCACCGCGGGGGCCCGCGCCGCCTCAACATGCTGCGTGAAAAGTACAAGAAAGGCGGCGCAGAACTTGCCAAAACTGGCAAGCTTTCGCAAGAGGCGATCGACCTGATGCAAAAGCCGATTTTCAGCGACGAGGCCTACGAGACGCTGGTCGTTGAATTCGTGACGCACATGTTCGACCGCCCGGATAATTTCTAA
- the rpsB gene encoding 30S ribosomal protein S2 produces MANLPSVEDLLAAGSHFGHQTQRWNPKMKPYILAEKNGIYVLNLSKTRELLEEAAKAAAKISESGKTVLFVGTKPTARQCVLDAAASCNQFSVTNRWLGGMLTNFQTVRKSIKKIDKIDAMEADGTFQALSKKEVLDKNREREKLLSVFGGIREMVNLPGLLVVTDLAHEKIAVAEARRLHIPIIGICDTNVDPTLVDYPIPANDDAVKSLTLIVDYIAANVQKRTADKKADKEEAKKFDNGEEEK; encoded by the coding sequence ATGGCAAATCTGCCTTCTGTCGAAGATCTGCTTGCTGCAGGCTCCCACTTTGGTCACCAGACTCAGCGCTGGAACCCGAAAATGAAACCCTACATCTTGGCTGAAAAGAACGGCATCTACGTTCTCAACCTCTCCAAGACTCGTGAACTCCTTGAAGAAGCTGCCAAGGCCGCTGCCAAGATTTCTGAATCTGGCAAGACCGTGCTCTTCGTTGGCACCAAGCCGACCGCTCGTCAGTGCGTGCTCGACGCTGCTGCTTCTTGCAACCAGTTCTCCGTGACCAACCGCTGGCTCGGTGGTATGCTCACGAACTTCCAGACCGTTCGTAAGTCCATCAAGAAGATTGACAAGATCGACGCTATGGAAGCTGATGGTACTTTCCAGGCTCTCTCCAAGAAGGAAGTCCTCGACAAGAACCGCGAACGCGAAAAGCTCCTTTCCGTGTTCGGTGGCATCCGTGAAATGGTGAACCTCCCGGGCCTCCTCGTCGTGACCGACCTCGCTCACGAAAAGATCGCCGTGGCTGAAGCTCGCCGCCTCCACATTCCTATCATCGGCATTTGCGACACGAACGTCGACCCGACTCTCGTGGACTATCCGATTCCGGCTAACGACGACGCCGTGAAGTCTCTCACGCTCATCGTCGACTACATCGCAGCTAACGTCCAGAAGCGTACTGCTGACAAGAAGGCCGACAAGGAAGAAGCTAAGAAGTTCGACAACGGCGAGGAAGAAAAGTAA